One segment of Thermosynechococcus sp. HN-54 DNA contains the following:
- the ribBA gene encoding bifunctional 3,4-dihydroxy-2-butanone-4-phosphate synthase/GTP cyclohydrolase II, producing MTDLADVPVFDSIESALDALRRGEVIVVVDDENRENEGDLIGAAERVTPAMINFMAVHARGLICLAMEGDRLDELDLPLMVTTNTDSNQTAFTVSVDAGPRWGVTTGISAEDRARTIQALIDPTTQPQDLRRPGHVFPLRSRPGGVLKRAGHTEAAVDLTRLAGLYPAGVICEIQNPDGTMSRLPQLMEYARTHQLKIISIADLISYRLQHERFVRREAVAKLPTEFGEFQIYGYRNSLDQSEHVAIVKGAPATFSEQPVLVRVHSECLTGDALGSLRCDCRMQLQAALKMINAAGRGVVVYLRQEGRGIGLVNKLRAYSLQDLGMDTVEANEHLGFPADLRNYGVGAQILNDLGVKQIRLITNNPRKIAGLKGYGLEVVDRVPLLIEATPYNTPYLTTKAEKLGHLLLQTYLMTVAFRWRESELNPSDRYERLEKLRHLAAGVHLLVREEARPVAQAVFSHPDLIVHFGFDQPDLADRQWYQQPEHPYVLAVQTLLRQFCQWPNLRGFEFLVATGTDPMLNLPMHLDRQAYNQESPSEWQPHLIYSWSAVAG from the coding sequence ATGACTGACTTGGCGGATGTGCCTGTGTTTGACTCGATTGAATCTGCGTTAGATGCCCTGCGGCGGGGTGAAGTCATTGTCGTCGTAGATGATGAGAATCGTGAGAATGAGGGGGATCTCATTGGTGCCGCCGAACGAGTAACCCCAGCCATGATTAATTTTATGGCGGTTCATGCCCGAGGCCTGATTTGCCTTGCCATGGAGGGGGATCGCTTGGATGAACTGGATCTACCCTTGATGGTAACAACAAACACCGATAGCAACCAAACCGCTTTTACGGTCAGTGTGGATGCCGGCCCGCGTTGGGGGGTAACCACAGGGATTTCTGCCGAAGACCGCGCCCGCACCATTCAAGCCTTGATTGATCCAACCACTCAACCTCAAGATTTGCGTCGTCCCGGCCATGTGTTTCCCCTGCGATCGCGCCCTGGGGGGGTTCTTAAGCGCGCCGGCCACACCGAGGCCGCAGTGGATCTCACCCGATTGGCAGGGTTGTATCCAGCGGGGGTGATTTGCGAAATTCAAAATCCCGATGGCACTATGTCGCGGCTGCCCCAACTCATGGAGTATGCCCGCACCCACCAGCTCAAAATCATTAGCATTGCTGACCTCATTAGCTATCGTCTCCAGCATGAGCGGTTTGTGCGCCGTGAGGCCGTGGCCAAGCTACCGACGGAGTTCGGTGAATTTCAAATCTATGGCTATCGCAATTCCCTCGATCAATCGGAGCACGTTGCCATTGTCAAAGGGGCTCCTGCCACCTTTAGCGAGCAACCCGTGCTGGTGCGCGTGCACTCTGAATGTTTGACGGGTGATGCCCTTGGTTCACTGCGCTGCGATTGTCGCATGCAACTGCAAGCGGCGCTGAAAATGATTAACGCCGCCGGGCGGGGGGTCGTGGTTTACCTGCGCCAAGAGGGTCGAGGCATTGGCTTAGTCAACAAGCTACGCGCCTATTCCCTGCAAGATTTAGGGATGGATACGGTAGAGGCGAATGAGCACCTTGGCTTCCCGGCAGATTTGCGTAACTATGGCGTTGGCGCCCAAATTCTCAATGACTTGGGGGTAAAGCAGATTCGCCTGATTACCAACAACCCCCGCAAAATTGCTGGCCTCAAGGGCTATGGCCTCGAAGTCGTGGATCGGGTACCGCTGTTGATTGAAGCAACCCCCTACAACACCCCCTATCTAACGACCAAGGCTGAGAAACTGGGGCATTTGCTGCTACAGACTTATCTGATGACCGTGGCCTTTCGCTGGCGGGAGTCGGAGTTGAACCCCAGCGATCGCTATGAACGGCTAGAAAAACTGCGTCATCTGGCCGCAGGTGTCCATTTGCTGGTGCGCGAGGAAGCCCGCCCTGTGGCTCAAGCGGTCTTTAGTCATCCGGATCTCATTGTTCACTTTGGCTTTGATCAACCGGATTTGGCCGATCGCCAGTGGTATCAGCAGCCGGAACATCCCTACGTCCTTGCGGTGCAAACCCTGCTACGCCAATTTTGCCAATGGCCGAATCTCAGGGGATTTGAGTTTCTGGTTGCCACGGGTACCGATCCAATGCTGAACCTACCCATGCACCTCGATCGCCAAGCCTATAACCAAGAGTCTCCCAGTGAATGGCAACCCCATCTCATTTATTCATGGTCAGCAGTAGCAGGTTAG
- a CDS encoding methyltransferase domain-containing protein: MLNLFLILVVALVAIALLGVVLYLLFPRKYESARSVADSYDTWTNDGILEFYWGEHIHLGHYGSPPRRKDFRQAKADFVHEMVRWAGLDRLPPRTTVLDVGCGIGGSARMLARDYGFQVTGITISPEQVRRARELTPPDLNVQFQVDDALALSLPDASFDVVWSIEAGPHMPDKQQFAKELLRVLKPGGILVVADWNQRDDRQHPLNFWERLIMRQLLDQWAHPAFASIEGFAEALAATGLVAGEVITADWTQETLPSWLDSIWQGIVRPEGLIRFGLPGLVKSLREVPTLLLMRIAFGMGLCRFGMFRAVRAEIPAVSLKPTADR; encoded by the coding sequence ATGTTGAATCTGTTTCTCATACTGGTTGTGGCTTTGGTGGCGATCGCCCTCTTGGGGGTGGTGCTTTACCTGCTGTTTCCGCGCAAGTACGAGTCTGCCCGCTCCGTTGCTGATTCCTACGACACTTGGACCAATGATGGCATTCTTGAGTTTTACTGGGGTGAGCATATTCACCTTGGTCACTACGGCTCGCCCCCTCGGCGCAAAGACTTTCGCCAAGCCAAAGCAGATTTTGTCCATGAAATGGTGCGTTGGGCCGGTCTCGATCGCTTGCCGCCGCGAACCACCGTTTTGGATGTGGGCTGTGGCATTGGTGGCAGTGCTCGCATGCTTGCCCGTGACTATGGCTTTCAGGTCACGGGAATTACGATTAGCCCTGAACAGGTGCGCCGTGCCCGTGAACTCACCCCCCCTGACCTTAATGTGCAGTTTCAAGTGGATGACGCCCTTGCCCTCTCCCTTCCCGACGCTAGCTTCGACGTAGTCTGGTCGATCGAAGCCGGCCCCCACATGCCCGATAAGCAGCAGTTTGCCAAGGAGTTGCTGCGGGTTCTTAAACCAGGGGGCATTCTTGTCGTGGCCGATTGGAACCAGCGGGACGATCGCCAGCACCCCTTGAACTTCTGGGAGCGACTGATCATGCGGCAACTGTTGGATCAATGGGCACACCCCGCCTTTGCCAGCATTGAAGGCTTTGCCGAAGCGCTTGCGGCCACCGGTTTAGTGGCAGGAGAAGTCATCACCGCCGACTGGACTCAAGAAACACTGCCCTCATGGTTGGATTCGATTTGGCAGGGAATCGTGCGGCCAGAGGGGTTAATTCGCTTTGGTTTACCAGGGCTAGTGAAATCGTTGCGGGAAGTGCCGACCTTGCTGCTGATGCGGATTGCCTTTGGCATGGGACTGTGCCGCTTTGGTATGTTTCGAGCCGTGCGGGCGGAAATTCCTGCGGTGTCTCTCAAGCCGACTGCTGATAGATGA
- a CDS encoding YqiA/YcfP family alpha/beta fold hydrolase, translated as MQYLYLHGFASSPRSAKAQYFRDRFEELGQPLLIPDLNQGDFFHLTLSRQIEQVEALLPADEPVTLIGSSFGGLTAAWVAEKHPQVVQLFLLAPAFEFAIHWLPRLGDQYRRWQETGVLEVYHYTEERLLPLSYGFAKDLLEYDDRQLQRPVPTLIFHGIQDEVIPIDATRRYCEGRLWVSRVELDSDHALKEVQPAIWGMMYPIIYQQSA; from the coding sequence ATGCAATATCTCTACCTCCATGGATTTGCCTCATCCCCCCGCTCTGCTAAGGCTCAGTATTTTCGCGATCGCTTTGAAGAACTCGGTCAACCGCTACTCATTCCTGATCTCAATCAAGGGGATTTTTTTCATTTGACCCTAAGTCGCCAAATTGAACAGGTAGAGGCACTGCTCCCTGCGGATGAACCCGTGACTTTGATTGGTTCGAGTTTTGGTGGCTTGACCGCTGCTTGGGTAGCCGAAAAGCATCCTCAAGTGGTGCAACTGTTTCTCCTCGCGCCTGCCTTTGAGTTCGCGATCCATTGGCTGCCGCGTTTGGGCGATCAATATCGCCGCTGGCAAGAAACAGGGGTGTTGGAGGTTTATCACTACACTGAAGAGCGCCTGCTCCCCCTCAGCTATGGTTTTGCCAAGGATTTACTGGAGTATGACGATCGCCAGCTCCAGCGCCCTGTACCCACCCTGATTTTCCATGGCATTCAAGATGAAGTGATTCCCATTGACGCTACTCGTCGCTACTGTGAAGGTCGCCTTTGGGTGAGTCGGGTGGAATTAGACAGTGATCACGCCCTCAAGGAGGTACAGCCGGCGATTTGGGGCATGATGTACCCGATCATCTATCAGCAGTCGGCTTGA
- a CDS encoding photosystem I reaction center subunit II PsaD: MTTLTGQPPLYGGSTGGLLSAADTEEKYAITWTSPKEQVFEMPTAGAAVMREGENLVYLARKEQCLALAAQQLRPRKINDYKIYRIFPDGETVLIHPKDGVFPEKVNQGREAVNSVPRSIGQNPNPSQLKFTGKKPYDP, encoded by the coding sequence ATGACAACACTCACTGGGCAACCTCCGCTCTATGGTGGCAGCACCGGCGGCCTCCTCAGCGCAGCGGATACCGAAGAGAAATACGCCATCACTTGGACAAGCCCCAAAGAGCAAGTTTTTGAAATGCCGACGGCTGGGGCTGCTGTTATGCGTGAAGGTGAAAATCTCGTTTACCTTGCCCGTAAGGAGCAGTGCCTTGCCCTCGCTGCCCAACAACTGCGTCCCCGCAAAATCAATGACTACAAAATCTACCGCATTTTCCCCGATGGTGAAACGGTGTTGATCCATCCCAAGGATGGCGTTTTCCCTGAGAAAGTGAACCAAGGACGCGAAGCGGTTAACTCTGTGCCCCGCTCCATTGGCCAAAATCCCAATCCCTCCCAACTGAAGTTCACCGGCAAGAAGCCCTACGATCCATAG
- a CDS encoding dynamin family protein produces MAVVAPIKAGKSTIINAIVGQPLLPARNTAMTAIATEIILDINIHLEDGVPWNRYEFPNLTIIEIRPQALLNTSNTLLFGSLESLLDFRGDRIAALQA; encoded by the coding sequence ATGGCCGTGGTCGCCCCGATCAAAGCAGGCAAATCCACGATTATCAATGCAATTGTCGGTCAGCCGCTTCTACCAGCCCGCAATACTGCCATGACCGCTATCGCAACAGAAATTATTCTAGATATCAACATTCACCTTGAGGATGGGGTGCCTTGGAATCGCTATGAGTTTCCTAACTTAACGATCATTGAAATTCGACCGCAAGCACTGCTCAATACCTCAAATACTCTTTTGTTCGGAAGTCTAGAGAGCTTGCTCGATTTTCGGGGCGATCGCATTGCCGCCCTGCAAGCTTAG
- a CDS encoding DUF3181 family protein — MSRTPIVERLAAEIGRDIYIDVAKWHLYLADAKLATPLAEAFLPLLEQGEVNSAQVTSVLQEVSVPLGGGQQSLSLDRLIPKANQALLVELLNRFRQEEF; from the coding sequence ATGAGTCGTACCCCTATAGTTGAACGCCTTGCCGCTGAAATCGGTCGTGATATCTATATTGATGTGGCCAAATGGCATCTTTATCTTGCTGATGCCAAGCTGGCAACCCCCCTTGCCGAAGCCTTTTTGCCCCTCTTGGAGCAGGGGGAGGTGAATTCGGCTCAAGTCACGAGTGTCTTGCAAGAGGTTTCAGTTCCCCTTGGCGGGGGTCAGCAGTCTCTTTCCCTCGATCGCCTGATTCCCAAAGCCAACCAAGCGTTGCTGGTAGAACTGCTCAACCGTTTTCGCCAAGAGGAGTTTTAG
- the acsF gene encoding magnesium-protoporphyrin IX monomethyl ester (oxidative) cyclase — MVAIAPNPDSSQSVKTIRENLLTPRFYTTDFEQAAKLDLSRQQQQLEAMLAEMRADYNRHHFVRDESFQGTWDTLDADTRKAFIDYLERSCVSEFSGFLLFKELSRKLKNRNPLLAEIFHLMARDEARHAGFLNKAMMDFGHPMDLGYLSKARTYTFFPLPWVLYTVYLSEKIGYWRYIIIYRHLEKHPEHSFYPLFNYFESWCQDENRHGDIFKALIHSQPQLIQGWGAKLWMRFFLLTVFATHTLTVHERGKFYEALGLDPTAFDREVIAKTNETAARTFSVVLNVDHPDFYPRLQRCVEIHKKLQALEASNQPKWLKALRKIPHQLAIAGHLLRLYLLPPVNAQQAWGTVH, encoded by the coding sequence ATGGTGGCGATCGCCCCCAATCCCGATTCCAGCCAGAGCGTTAAAACCATTCGTGAAAACCTTTTAACCCCCCGCTTTTACACAACAGATTTTGAACAGGCAGCAAAACTTGACCTTAGCCGGCAGCAGCAACAGTTAGAGGCAATGCTGGCGGAAATGCGGGCAGACTACAACCGCCATCACTTTGTCCGCGATGAGTCGTTCCAAGGTACATGGGACACATTGGATGCAGACACCCGCAAGGCCTTTATTGACTACCTCGAACGCTCCTGTGTCTCTGAGTTTTCTGGGTTTTTGCTCTTCAAGGAACTCTCGCGTAAGCTGAAGAATCGCAACCCTCTCTTGGCAGAAATCTTTCACCTGATGGCGCGGGATGAAGCGCGGCACGCAGGGTTTCTCAACAAAGCCATGATGGACTTTGGCCATCCCATGGACTTGGGCTACCTTTCCAAGGCGCGCACGTACACCTTTTTCCCTCTGCCATGGGTGCTTTACACCGTCTATCTATCGGAGAAAATTGGCTATTGGCGCTATATCATCATCTATCGCCATTTGGAAAAACACCCCGAACATTCCTTCTATCCCCTCTTTAACTACTTTGAAAGCTGGTGTCAGGACGAAAACCGCCACGGCGACATTTTCAAGGCCTTGATCCACTCCCAACCCCAATTGATTCAAGGCTGGGGCGCCAAACTATGGATGCGCTTCTTCCTGCTGACGGTGTTTGCGACCCATACGTTGACGGTGCATGAGCGGGGCAAATTCTATGAAGCCTTAGGTCTTGATCCGACGGCCTTCGATCGCGAGGTCATTGCCAAAACCAATGAAACGGCGGCTCGCACCTTCTCTGTGGTGCTCAATGTCGATCACCCCGACTTTTATCCGCGGCTACAACGTTGTGTCGAAATCCATAAAAAACTCCAAGCCCTTGAAGCCAGCAATCAACCCAAGTGGCTAAAAGCACTACGGAAAATTCCCCATCAGTTGGCGATCGCCGGCCATCTGCTGCGCCTCTATCTCTTGCCGCCGGTCAATGCTCAACAGGCATGGGGCACCGTCCACTAA
- a CDS encoding heme oxygenase (biliverdin-producing) — protein MTVLSLALREGTAEAHTLAEHTAFMKCFVRGFITPSLFRQFLANLYFVYTALEAALASAASDRLRAIYFPELNRSGQLAEDLAFYYGEDWRNQITPRTATRVYLSRIHDVANSDPLLLIAHSYTRYMGDLSGGQALSKIVRSQLSLPDGKGTAFYEFPALPTPEDKKAFKQRYRETLDSLGLDEVAIARIVQEANFAFALNCNLMHALEPELKATVGDQVWQSVVIENQPSRREQPRPEAVAV, from the coding sequence ATGACAGTGCTCTCCCTTGCGCTGCGTGAAGGAACTGCCGAGGCTCACACCTTGGCCGAACACACCGCCTTCATGAAATGTTTTGTACGTGGATTCATTACCCCTAGCCTCTTCCGCCAGTTTTTGGCCAATCTGTACTTTGTGTACACCGCTCTCGAAGCCGCCTTAGCCAGTGCCGCGAGCGATCGCCTGCGGGCGATTTACTTCCCCGAACTCAACCGCAGTGGCCAGCTGGCAGAAGACTTGGCCTTCTACTATGGCGAGGATTGGCGGAATCAGATTACTCCCCGCACGGCCACCCGCGTTTACCTCAGTCGCATTCATGACGTGGCCAACAGTGATCCTCTGTTGCTCATTGCCCATTCCTATACTCGCTATATGGGCGATCTCTCTGGGGGGCAAGCCCTCAGCAAAATTGTGCGTTCGCAGTTGAGCCTCCCCGACGGCAAAGGCACTGCCTTTTACGAGTTTCCAGCCCTGCCAACCCCAGAAGACAAAAAAGCATTCAAGCAGCGCTATCGGGAAACCTTGGATAGTCTTGGCCTCGATGAGGTCGCGATCGCCCGCATTGTTCAGGAAGCCAACTTTGCCTTTGCCCTCAACTGCAACCTCATGCACGCCCTTGAACCCGAGTTAAAAGCCACCGTTGGCGATCAGGTGTGGCAGTCCGTGGTGATTGAGAACCAACCGAGTCGGCGGGAGCAACCCCGTCCCGAAGCCGTTGCCGTCTAA
- the hemN gene encoding oxygen-independent coproporphyrinogen III oxidase has translation MSVVQPIQFDGALLQKYDRPLPRYTSYPTAAEFTADFDSHCFQRELLRSNEGHLPLSLYVHIPFCQTACYFCGCNVIVTQSQTIAKTYLDALAEEIAQVAARLDRTRPVIQMHWGGGTPNYLTIDQVESLWRTLTHHFEFANDAEISIEVNPRYINREYLFRLRDLGFNRISFGLQDFDPQVQLAVNRVQPEAWLFQVMEWIRAAEFESVNIDLIYGLPFQTVQSFETTIAKTLRLDPDRIAVFNFAYLPNLKPIQKRIDPATLPDGTTKLTILQRVIETLTSQGYQYIGMDHFAKPTDELAIAQAAGTLKRNFQGYTTLPAADLIGFGLTSISMLQEAYAQNQKHLATYFSDVAAGQLATERGIQLHPEDLLRRTIIMELMCQFTLDKGAIARQFNLDFDTHFASELAALRDLAADGLIHLGRDRWEVTPTGRLLIRNIAAVFDAYLQQKSGRTFSKAI, from the coding sequence ATGAGTGTGGTTCAGCCAATTCAATTTGATGGGGCATTGCTGCAAAAATACGATCGCCCCTTGCCCCGTTATACCAGCTATCCCACGGCTGCCGAATTTACTGCCGATTTTGATAGCCATTGTTTCCAGCGGGAGCTACTGCGGAGTAATGAAGGGCACCTGCCCCTCTCCCTATACGTACATATTCCCTTTTGCCAGACCGCCTGTTATTTTTGCGGCTGCAACGTCATCGTCACCCAAAGCCAAACTATTGCCAAAACCTACTTGGATGCCTTGGCAGAGGAAATTGCCCAAGTGGCTGCTCGGCTGGATCGCACTCGTCCGGTGATTCAAATGCATTGGGGCGGCGGTACCCCCAACTATCTCACCATTGACCAAGTGGAATCCCTGTGGCGGACGCTCACCCACCACTTTGAATTTGCCAACGATGCCGAAATTTCCATTGAGGTCAATCCCCGCTATATCAACCGCGAGTACCTCTTTCGTTTGCGAGATCTAGGCTTCAATCGCATTAGCTTTGGCCTGCAAGACTTTGACCCTCAAGTGCAGCTTGCCGTCAATCGAGTGCAACCGGAGGCATGGCTGTTTCAAGTGATGGAGTGGATTCGCGCTGCTGAGTTTGAGAGTGTCAATATTGACCTCATCTACGGCCTGCCTTTTCAAACGGTGCAATCCTTTGAAACCACGATTGCGAAAACGCTGCGCCTTGACCCCGATCGCATTGCTGTCTTTAACTTTGCCTATCTGCCCAATCTCAAACCCATCCAAAAGCGAATTGATCCCGCTACCCTACCCGATGGCACCACCAAATTAACCATTCTGCAGCGGGTGATTGAAACGCTGACTAGCCAAGGTTATCAGTACATTGGCATGGATCACTTTGCCAAGCCCACCGATGAGCTGGCGATCGCCCAAGCGGCAGGAACCCTTAAGCGCAACTTTCAGGGCTATACAACGCTACCAGCGGCAGATCTGATTGGCTTTGGTCTCACCTCAATTAGTATGTTGCAGGAGGCCTATGCCCAAAATCAGAAACACCTAGCCACCTACTTTAGTGACGTTGCGGCCGGTCAACTGGCCACCGAACGCGGCATTCAACTGCACCCTGAGGATCTGCTGCGCCGCACAATTATCATGGAGCTGATGTGCCAATTTACCTTAGACAAAGGGGCGATCGCTCGCCAGTTCAATCTCGATTTTGATACCCACTTTGCCTCCGAGTTAGCTGCGCTGCGGGACTTGGCTGCCGATGGCCTGATTCATTTGGGGCGCGATCGCTGGGAAGTCACACCTACAGGTCGGCTCCTGATTCGCAATATCGCTGCCGTCTTTGATGCCTACTTGCAACAAAAATCTGGTAGGACATTTTCTAAGGCTATTTAG
- a CDS encoding fatty acid desaturase gives MSSSLELQPQTARLNWGFVLFLAAMHLFAGFALFFFSWSALAVTILLHWLFGSIGICLGYHRLLSHRSFQVPQWLEYVIAVLGALAMQGGPIFWVAGHRLHHAHTEDEVKDPYSARRGFWWSHMLWLVYPQRQFFEAEEYARFAPDLMRHPFYRWLDRYFLLLQLPLALLLYGLGGWSWLLWGMFMRAVFLWHSTWLINSATHKWGYRRFETDDNSRNLWWAALLTYGEGWHNNHHAYPHVAKAGWYWWEVDPTWWVIRILQGLGLASKVQLPPPTALSELP, from the coding sequence ATGTCATCATCCTTGGAATTGCAACCGCAGACTGCCCGCCTCAACTGGGGCTTTGTCCTCTTTCTCGCGGCGATGCATCTGTTCGCAGGGTTTGCCCTCTTCTTTTTCTCTTGGTCGGCGTTAGCCGTCACGATCCTTCTGCACTGGCTCTTTGGCAGTATCGGCATTTGCTTGGGATACCATCGCCTTTTGAGTCACCGCAGTTTCCAAGTCCCCCAGTGGTTGGAGTACGTCATTGCCGTTTTGGGCGCCTTGGCCATGCAGGGAGGCCCGATTTTTTGGGTGGCAGGGCACCGCTTGCACCATGCCCACACCGAAGATGAAGTCAAAGATCCCTACTCAGCCCGGCGGGGCTTTTGGTGGAGCCATATGCTGTGGCTCGTCTATCCGCAGCGCCAATTTTTTGAGGCGGAGGAGTATGCCCGCTTTGCCCCCGACTTGATGCGGCATCCCTTTTACCGCTGGCTGGATCGCTACTTTTTACTCCTGCAACTTCCCCTTGCCCTGCTCCTCTATGGCCTTGGGGGTTGGTCGTGGCTGCTGTGGGGGATGTTTATGCGGGCGGTCTTTCTTTGGCATAGCACTTGGTTGATTAACTCTGCCACCCACAAGTGGGGCTATCGTCGCTTTGAGACCGATGATAACTCTCGGAATCTTTGGTGGGCAGCCCTCCTCACTTATGGTGAAGGTTGGCACAATAACCACCATGCCTATCCCCACGTGGCCAAGGCCGGCTGGTACTGGTGGGAAGTGGATCCCACTTGGTGGGTGATTCGCATACTCCAAGGACTGGGGCTTGCCTCCAAGGTACAGTTACCGCCACCCACAGCTCTGTCTGAGTTACCGTAA
- a CDS encoding DUF928 domain-containing protein codes for MKRPIFTSLRYFVPWSLAVLILNAGLSWAGFTPPKNLSRPGNREGAATRGICRVQTGTNEPDLTTLVPASNIGLTVANRPTFYWYLPANNYQALEFALFQTLADGTQVQIYKQQFPMVNRRRLDSITLAGDVPPLQEGVDYRWTVSLICNPNDSDPSQIRFVEGWVQRVTLPESLNKQLRQASPLQRYGLLASNGLWYDALDTLVKLRQEQPTDPKVNALWTELMTAEEVGLNRLSNLAIAQRSQRNLR; via the coding sequence ATGAAACGCCCTATTTTCACGTCACTGCGATATTTCGTTCCTTGGAGCTTGGCCGTACTCATCCTCAATGCGGGTCTGAGTTGGGCGGGATTTACTCCCCCCAAAAACCTATCCCGGCCGGGGAATCGGGAGGGGGCGGCCACACGCGGCATCTGTAGAGTGCAAACAGGGACGAACGAACCTGATTTAACCACGCTGGTGCCAGCCAGTAATATTGGTTTAACGGTGGCAAATCGCCCCACATTTTATTGGTATTTGCCTGCTAACAATTACCAAGCGCTAGAGTTTGCCCTGTTTCAAACCCTTGCCGATGGGACGCAAGTGCAAATTTACAAGCAGCAGTTTCCAATGGTCAATCGCCGGCGCCTAGACAGTATTACGTTGGCGGGTGACGTGCCGCCGCTACAGGAGGGTGTGGATTACCGCTGGACGGTGAGTCTCATTTGCAACCCCAATGACTCCGATCCCTCGCAGATTCGCTTTGTGGAAGGCTGGGTACAGCGGGTAACCCTCCCAGAGTCCCTGAACAAGCAACTTCGCCAAGCGAGTCCGCTGCAACGCTATGGCCTGCTGGCAAGCAATGGTCTGTGGTACGACGCCCTCGATACGCTGGTCAAGCTGCGGCAGGAGCAGCCAACTGACCCCAAAGTCAATGCCCTGTGGACAGAGCTCATGACCGCCGAGGAGGTCGGCCTCAATCGCCTGAGCAATTTGGCGATCGCCCAACGCAGCCAACGCAATTTACGGTAA